From one Acidobacteriota bacterium genomic stretch:
- a CDS encoding ABC transporter permease, translated as MTLKDLIITANRNLLRNKLRTILTVLAIFVGAFTLTLTNGLGDGLKDYIDKQIKNFEGNDILFVRRKFEMPKNKAEGDVKEYREQQPENEELDPNSVVVSVDQIEALAKEFPEIRSASPNFGVQAEYLSLDGSMKYAASVNALGRGIVQKIEAGSQISGDDQIILQYGIAKAMSADLGSLIGREVTLGYKAGNPATMKTKQLKIVGVATKGMMTSMFSAIDSKTEKAIYDEQQKDSANYNRIFNFTLQLNTSDALKIEEIKKKLDAKGYEAETFADQSKRTNDAIGIFQIGMNLFAFVALLAASFGIINTLVIAVMERTKEIGLQKALGMGRAKVFFLFSLESILIGFWGAASGIVGAMIVGTAGNAYASKYFLESFEGFNLVAFRPVSLLLIMLLIGFIAFIAGVVPAYRASRLDPIEALRYE; from the coding sequence ATGACACTCAAAGACCTCATAATCACGGCGAACCGCAATCTCTTGCGCAACAAACTGCGAACCATCCTGACGGTTCTTGCGATCTTCGTCGGGGCGTTCACTCTGACCTTGACGAACGGGCTCGGTGACGGACTCAAGGACTATATCGACAAACAGATCAAGAATTTTGAAGGGAACGACATTCTTTTCGTGCGGCGTAAGTTCGAAATGCCGAAGAACAAGGCGGAAGGCGATGTCAAAGAATACCGCGAACAGCAGCCGGAAAACGAGGAACTCGACCCGAATTCTGTGGTCGTCAGCGTCGATCAGATCGAAGCGCTCGCGAAGGAATTTCCCGAGATCCGTTCAGCGTCGCCGAATTTTGGCGTGCAGGCCGAATATCTTTCGCTTGACGGTTCGATGAAGTACGCGGCCAGCGTCAACGCGCTCGGTCGCGGGATCGTGCAAAAGATCGAGGCCGGCAGCCAGATCAGTGGCGACGACCAGATAATTCTTCAGTACGGGATCGCGAAAGCGATGTCGGCTGACCTTGGCAGTTTGATCGGCCGCGAGGTCACGCTCGGTTACAAGGCCGGGAATCCGGCGACGATGAAAACGAAGCAACTGAAGATAGTCGGCGTTGCCACCAAGGGAATGATGACATCGATGTTCTCGGCGATCGATTCGAAGACGGAAAAGGCGATCTACGACGAGCAGCAAAAGGATTCGGCGAACTACAACAGGATCTTCAATTTCACGCTCCAACTCAACACGTCCGACGCGCTCAAGATCGAAGAGATCAAGAAGAAACTCGACGCCAAAGGATATGAGGCAGAAACATTCGCGGATCAGAGCAAACGAACGAACGACGCCATCGGCATCTTTCAGATCGGAATGAACCTTTTTGCCTTCGTCGCGCTGCTTGCGGCTTCATTCGGAATCATCAACACGCTCGTCATCGCGGTGATGGAACGGACAAAGGAGATCGGTCTCCAGAAGGCGCTCGGGATGGGGCGCGCGAAGGTTTTCTTTCTTTTTTCGCTGGAATCGATCCTGATCGGATTCTGGGGCGCGGCGTCGGGAATCGTCGGGGCGATGATCGTCGGAACGGCCGGCAACGCATACGCGTCAAAGTATTTTCTGGAGTCATTCGAAGGATTCAATCTGGTCGCGTTCCGGCCGGTGTCGCTGCTCCTGATAATGCTTCTTATCGGTTTCATCGCCTTCATCGCGGGTGTCGTTCCGGCGTATCGCGCAAGCCGCCTGGATCCGATCGAAGCGTTGCGGTACGAATAG
- a CDS encoding DUF2059 domain-containing protein — MKRTVLIIALLAVGSIAAGAQTTVSEDKRADLVELVKILNSHINSNDFIQAFLRQQDVAENEIIKSVVAERKDLSASERKKLEQILFEKLSRDRETFRNRLIERVNFNEMVDEITMLAYDKFYTLDEIRDLIAFYGTPTGIKTLKTAQPLMLESMELAQKIILPKVLEVVSELNEECEESLRKTAEQLKPMRKDTRRRK; from the coding sequence ATGAAACGAACAGTTCTGATCATCGCGTTGCTGGCCGTCGGTTCGATCGCGGCGGGCGCCCAAACAACGGTTTCGGAGGACAAACGCGCCGACCTTGTAGAGCTTGTTAAAATCCTCAATTCGCACATAAATTCGAACGATTTTATTCAGGCCTTCCTTCGCCAGCAGGATGTGGCGGAAAACGAGATCATCAAATCCGTGGTTGCCGAACGAAAAGATCTTTCGGCGTCCGAACGGAAGAAACTGGAGCAAATACTCTTTGAAAAACTGAGCAGGGACCGCGAGACTTTCAGGAACCGCCTTATCGAACGAGTCAATTTCAACGAAATGGTCGACGAGATCACGATGCTCGCCTATGACAAGTTCTATACATTGGACGAGATTCGCGACCTGATTGCGTTTTACGGCACGCCGACCGGAATTAAGACCCTCAAAACGGCGCAACCACTGATGCTCGAGTCGATGGAGTTGGCGCAGAAGATAATACTCCCGAAGGTTCTTGAAGTAGTCAGTGAGCTAAACGAAGAGTGCGAAGAGTCTCTTAGGAAGACGGCTGAGCAGCTGAAACCGATGCGAAAGGACACGAGACGGCGAAAGTGA
- a CDS encoding zinc ribbon domain-containing protein — protein MHCPRCGQQQISEDTRFCSRCGMPLDLVAEVVANGGTLPQLGALNANTKWLSRKNGFKFSAIWFVVLVMILLPLAGVTGAPEEVAGSLAILGFFGSFLLILLSWMFLPKEMKLNVGVPAYQPDATSAQFLGGKRAPNALPPQQSIPVSAYAPPAPGSWRDTNELQPTSVTEGTTKIFKETN, from the coding sequence ATGCATTGTCCACGATGTGGCCAACAACAGATTTCGGAAGACACGCGATTCTGCTCGCGCTGCGGAATGCCGCTTGATCTTGTCGCCGAAGTCGTCGCCAACGGCGGCACGCTCCCGCAACTGGGCGCCCTGAACGCGAACACGAAGTGGTTAAGCCGCAAGAACGGATTCAAGTTCTCCGCGATCTGGTTCGTCGTTCTGGTGATGATCCTGCTTCCTTTGGCGGGCGTCACGGGCGCGCCGGAAGAAGTTGCGGGTTCGCTGGCGATCCTCGGATTTTTCGGCTCGTTCCTGCTGATATTGCTTTCGTGGATGTTTTTGCCGAAGGAGATGAAACTGAACGTCGGAGTGCCGGCTTATCAACCGGATGCGACGTCCGCGCAGTTCCTCGGCGGCAAACGGGCGCCGAATGCTCTGCCGCCGCAGCAATCGATCCCGGTCAGCGCCTATGCTCCGCCGGCCCCCGGAAGCTGGCGCGATACGAACGAACTGCAGCCGACGAGTGTTACCGAAGGCACGACCAAGATCTTCAAGGAAACCAACTGA
- a CDS encoding YbjQ family protein yields MIITTGNEIAGHEIVEYRGVVRGIVVRATGIGRGIVGGLKSIVGGNIEEFTHVCENARREATSRMVQHAHEIEADAIIGMRFDSTEFSQGCTEVLAYGTAVKIKPV; encoded by the coding sequence ATGATCATTACGACCGGAAATGAGATCGCGGGCCACGAGATCGTCGAATATCGCGGCGTCGTGCGCGGGATCGTCGTTCGCGCCACCGGAATCGGCCGCGGCATCGTCGGCGGCCTGAAATCGATCGTCGGCGGCAACATCGAGGAGTTCACGCATGTTTGCGAGAACGCGCGCCGCGAAGCGACGAGCCGGATGGTTCAGCACGCCCACGAGATCGAGGCCGACGCGATCATCGGAATGCGCTTTGACTCGACCGAGTTCTCGCAGGGATGCACCGAGGTCCTCGCCTACGGAACCGCCGTCAAGATCAAACCGGTATAG
- the pruA gene encoding L-glutamate gamma-semialdehyde dehydrogenase codes for MQTQRVLDEFKNEPFTDFSVPANAEAMRAAIDQVRAELGREYQFRINGEKITLSEKFRSVNPANKTEVVGVFSVVDVDAENLVGRAIESAAEAFNSWRHVPAAERAEYLFRAAAILRERKHYFSAWMSFETSKTWAEADGDTAEAIDFLEFYGREMIRWAEPQPITPSPLPETNSFEYIPLGVGAVIPPWNFPLAIMVGMTSAAIVAGNTVVLKPSSDSPTIAAKFIEVLEEIGLPAGVVNFVTGSAATGNAMVAHPKTRFISFTGSKQVGLHINELAAKTQPGQIWIKRVIAEMGGKDAIVVADDADIDAAATGAVQAAFGYQGQKCSACSRLIVDEKVHDELVAKVVAQTKLLKVGQPTDGASNMAAVINKKSFDATLKYIDIGVEEGGVILAGGNGNDETGFFIEPTVIDNVEAGSTIEQEEIFAPVLAIIKARDFDHALEIANDTEFGLTGSVYSADEARLERAKREFHVGNLYLNRKCTGALVGVHPFGGFNMSGTDSKAGGREYLLQFMQGKSIAKKI; via the coding sequence ATGCAGACACAACGTGTTTTGGATGAATTCAAGAATGAGCCGTTCACTGATTTTTCGGTTCCGGCCAATGCCGAAGCGATGCGCGCGGCGATCGATCAGGTGCGGGCCGAACTCGGCCGCGAATATCAGTTCCGGATCAATGGCGAGAAGATCACGCTCAGCGAGAAATTCCGGAGCGTCAACCCCGCGAACAAGACGGAGGTCGTCGGAGTGTTCTCGGTGGTCGATGTCGATGCCGAAAACTTGGTTGGGCGCGCGATCGAATCCGCTGCCGAAGCCTTCAATTCCTGGCGTCACGTTCCGGCCGCCGAGCGTGCCGAGTATCTCTTCCGCGCGGCCGCGATTCTGCGCGAACGGAAGCATTATTTTTCAGCCTGGATGTCCTTCGAGACCAGCAAGACGTGGGCCGAGGCCGACGGCGATACTGCCGAAGCGATCGACTTCCTTGAGTTTTACGGACGTGAAATGATCCGCTGGGCCGAACCGCAGCCGATCACGCCGTCGCCATTGCCCGAGACGAACTCGTTCGAGTATATTCCGCTCGGCGTCGGTGCGGTCATTCCGCCGTGGAATTTCCCGCTCGCGATCATGGTCGGGATGACGTCGGCAGCGATCGTCGCCGGCAACACCGTCGTCCTCAAGCCGTCCTCCGATTCGCCGACGATTGCCGCCAAATTCATCGAGGTCCTCGAGGAGATCGGTTTGCCGGCGGGCGTCGTGAATTTCGTTACGGGCAGCGCCGCCACCGGCAACGCGATGGTGGCCCACCCGAAGACGCGGTTCATTTCCTTTACGGGTTCGAAACAGGTCGGTCTGCACATCAACGAACTGGCCGCCAAGACACAGCCGGGGCAGATCTGGATCAAGCGCGTCATCGCCGAGATGGGGGGAAAAGACGCGATTGTCGTGGCGGATGACGCTGACATCGATGCGGCGGCGACCGGCGCCGTTCAGGCGGCCTTCGGTTACCAGGGACAAAAATGTTCGGCTTGCTCGCGTCTGATCGTCGATGAAAAGGTCCACGACGAATTGGTCGCCAAGGTCGTCGCACAGACAAAATTGCTGAAGGTCGGGCAGCCGACCGACGGCGCCTCGAATATGGCCGCGGTCATCAACAAGAAATCGTTCGACGCGACGCTCAAGTACATTGATATCGGAGTCGAAGAAGGCGGCGTGATCCTCGCCGGCGGAAACGGCAACGATGAGACAGGTTTCTTTATCGAGCCGACCGTCATCGACAACGTCGAAGCGGGATCGACCATCGAACAGGAGGAGATTTTCGCGCCGGTGCTGGCGATCATCAAGGCGCGTGATTTCGATCACGCGCTCGAGATCGCGAACGACACGGAGTTTGGCCTGACCGGCTCGGTTTATTCGGCCGACGAGGCGCGCCTCGAGCGCGCGAAACGCGAGTTTCACGTCGGCAATCTGTATCTCAACCGAAAGTGTACGGGCGCCCTCGTCGGGGTTCATCCGTTCGGCGGCTTCAATATGTCGGGAACCGATTCGAAGGCTGGCGGACGAGAGTATTTGCTCCAGTTTATGCAGGGCAAATCGATCGCAAAAAAGATATGA
- the acnA gene encoding aconitate hydratase AcnA, with protein sequence MTHNLFNTRRTFKTGSGADGIYYSLPQLEAEGVGRISRLPVSIRIVLESVLRNFDNGRKVSEENVRALANWAAKSERTEEIPFVVARVVLQDFTGVPLLVDLAAMRSAVARMGRNPELIEPLVPVDLVVDHSVQVDFTASEDAYRVNLEIEFDRNAERYRFLKWGTQAFDSFKVVPPGIGIVHQVNMEYLARGVFERDGVFFPDTLVGTDSHTTMINGLGIVGWGVGGIEAEAGMLGQPVYFLTPDVVGVNLTGKLNEGVTATDLVLSITEMLRAAKVVGKFVEFHGEGARNLAATDRATIANMAPEYGATMGFFPSDEKTLDYFRATGRTDEQIATIRNYYEAQGIFAIPLAGDVDYSAVLDLDLATIVPSVAGPKRPQDRIDLSNLSSKFAELFSKPVAENGYAKPAEELNKRVNVDMTRENHDNRIMPMYGNKQIRATEVGVGNGDVLIAAITSCTNTSNPSVMLAAGIVAKKAAMRGMRVGPAVKTSLGPGSRAVTEYLEKTGLQQYLDEVGFNLVGYGCTTCIGNSGPLHPAIERAIVENDLIAASVLSGNRNFEARVHQNIKANFLASPPLVVAYALAGTVNKDLTKEPVGKDRDGNDVYLADIWATSEEVAEVMMAAFDAETYRRLYSDFAEQNPLWNSIPSSVGLIYEWQRNSTYIQEPPFFKRFSMETGHFADVHGARALAVFGDSVTTDHISPAGAIKPDSPAGRYLQERGVQPPDFNSYGSRRGNDHIMLRGTFANVRIKNLMVAPKEGGYAIHRPSGRVAAFFDIAKKYTSDKVPMIIFGGQEYGTGSSRDWAAKGTSLLGIKAVITQSFERIHRSNLVGMGVLPLQFKDGENAQTLGIGGDETFDLIGLEGTDVKPRQDVTLRIHREDGTTQDVSLTLRIDTPIEVEYYKNGGILPYVLRQLLA encoded by the coding sequence ATGACACACAATCTCTTCAACACGCGGCGAACCTTCAAAACCGGATCAGGCGCCGACGGCATTTACTACTCGTTACCGCAGCTCGAAGCCGAGGGCGTCGGCCGAATCTCGCGGCTGCCGGTCTCAATTCGAATCGTCCTTGAATCGGTTCTTCGGAATTTTGACAACGGGCGAAAGGTCAGCGAAGAAAACGTCCGGGCGTTGGCGAACTGGGCGGCGAAGTCCGAGCGGACCGAGGAGATACCGTTCGTCGTCGCGCGCGTCGTGCTTCAGGATTTTACCGGCGTTCCGCTTCTCGTTGACCTCGCGGCGATGCGTTCGGCGGTTGCGAGAATGGGCCGGAATCCGGAATTGATCGAACCTCTCGTGCCGGTCGACCTCGTCGTCGATCACTCCGTCCAGGTTGACTTCACCGCGAGCGAGGACGCGTATCGCGTGAATCTTGAGATCGAATTCGATCGCAACGCCGAGCGCTACCGGTTTCTCAAATGGGGAACGCAGGCGTTCGATTCGTTCAAGGTCGTGCCGCCGGGAATCGGGATCGTCCATCAGGTCAATATGGAGTATCTCGCGCGCGGCGTTTTCGAACGCGACGGGGTTTTCTTTCCCGACACGCTCGTCGGAACCGACTCGCACACGACGATGATCAACGGGCTCGGGATCGTCGGCTGGGGTGTCGGCGGCATCGAAGCCGAAGCCGGAATGCTCGGGCAACCCGTGTATTTTCTGACGCCGGACGTCGTCGGCGTTAACCTTACGGGAAAGCTCAACGAAGGCGTGACGGCGACGGACCTCGTCCTGAGCATCACGGAAATGCTGCGCGCCGCGAAGGTGGTCGGGAAGTTCGTCGAGTTTCACGGCGAGGGTGCGCGAAATCTGGCGGCCACAGACCGGGCGACGATCGCCAATATGGCGCCTGAGTATGGGGCGACGATGGGCTTTTTCCCGTCGGACGAAAAGACGCTCGACTATTTTCGCGCGACCGGACGCACTGACGAACAGATCGCGACGATCAGGAATTACTACGAGGCGCAGGGGATCTTCGCGATCCCGCTCGCCGGCGACGTCGATTACTCGGCCGTGCTCGATCTCGATCTCGCGACGATCGTGCCTTCGGTTGCCGGACCGAAACGTCCGCAGGACAGGATCGATCTTTCGAACCTGAGTTCGAAGTTTGCCGAACTGTTCTCGAAACCGGTCGCCGAAAACGGCTACGCCAAACCCGCGGAAGAACTCAACAAACGGGTCAACGTGGATATGACCCGGGAGAATCACGACAACCGCATAATGCCGATGTACGGCAACAAGCAGATCCGGGCTACGGAGGTCGGGGTCGGCAACGGCGACGTGCTGATCGCCGCGATCACCTCCTGCACGAATACGTCGAACCCGAGCGTTATGCTCGCGGCCGGGATCGTCGCCAAAAAAGCCGCGATGCGCGGAATGCGCGTCGGGCCGGCGGTCAAGACATCGCTCGGACCCGGATCGCGCGCTGTCACCGAGTATCTCGAGAAGACCGGGCTTCAGCAGTATCTCGATGAGGTCGGATTCAATCTCGTCGGATACGGCTGCACGACCTGTATCGGCAACTCGGGACCGCTTCATCCGGCGATCGAGCGGGCGATCGTCGAAAACGACCTGATCGCGGCGTCGGTTCTGTCCGGAAACCGCAATTTCGAAGCGCGCGTTCACCAGAACATCAAGGCGAACTTCCTTGCATCGCCGCCGCTCGTGGTGGCGTATGCTCTCGCCGGAACGGTCAACAAAGATCTTACAAAGGAACCGGTCGGCAAGGACCGGGACGGCAACGACGTCTATTTGGCCGACATTTGGGCGACGTCCGAGGAGGTTGCCGAAGTAATGATGGCGGCGTTCGATGCCGAAACCTATCGCCGGCTCTACAGCGACTTTGCCGAGCAGAATCCGCTTTGGAATTCGATTCCTTCGTCGGTCGGGTTGATCTACGAATGGCAGAGAAACTCGACGTATATTCAGGAACCGCCGTTTTTCAAGAGATTCTCGATGGAGACCGGTCATTTTGCAGACGTACACGGGGCCCGGGCCCTGGCGGTTTTCGGCGATTCGGTAACAACCGATCATATTTCGCCGGCCGGAGCGATCAAGCCTGATTCGCCGGCGGGCCGTTATCTTCAGGAACGCGGGGTCCAGCCGCCCGACTTCAATTCCTACGGTTCGCGACGCGGCAACGACCATATTATGCTCCGCGGCACTTTCGCCAACGTCCGGATCAAGAATCTGATGGTCGCCCCGAAGGAAGGCGGCTACGCGATCCATCGGCCAAGCGGGCGAGTCGCGGCGTTTTTCGACATCGCGAAAAAGTACACCTCGGACAAGGTGCCGATGATCATTTTCGGAGGCCAGGAATACGGCACCGGAAGTTCGCGGGACTGGGCGGCGAAGGGAACCAGCCTCCTCGGCATTAAGGCCGTGATCACGCAGTCGTTTGAGCGCATCCACCGTTCGAATCTGGTTGGAATGGGCGTTTTGCCGCTGCAGTTCAAAGACGGCGAGAACGCCCAAACGCTCGGGATCGGCGGCGATGAGACGTTCGATCTCATTGGGCTCGAGGGAACCGATGTCAAGCCCCGCCAGGACGTGACACTGCGGATCCACAGGGAGGACGGGACGACGCAGGACGTTTCGTTGACGCTTCGCATCGACACGCCGATCGAGGTCGAATACTACAAGAACGGCGGGATCCTGCCGTATGTACTGCGCCAACTCCTGGCATAG
- a CDS encoding HAD family hydrolase, translated as MITAIAFDADDTLWHNERIFISAKEKFKTLLGRYHTPDWIEQRLDDTESRNIAHFGYGIKGFTLSMIETAIELTEGRVAGSEITEILGFARSMMASPIDVLEGVRETVEALAGKYRLMVITKGDLFDQETKIARSGLGDFFDAVEIVSEKHPAVYSGILARHRIAPSAFLMVGNSLRSDILPVVEIGGLAVHVPYETEWFHDRVAENDLRGKNFATLERIAQLPDWITSRTG; from the coding sequence ATGATTACTGCGATTGCCTTTGACGCCGACGACACGCTCTGGCACAACGAGCGGATCTTCATCTCAGCCAAGGAAAAATTCAAAACGCTTTTGGGGCGGTATCACACTCCTGATTGGATCGAGCAGCGCCTCGACGATACCGAGTCGCGCAACATCGCGCACTTCGGTTATGGGATCAAGGGCTTCACGCTGTCGATGATCGAAACTGCGATCGAACTGACCGAAGGCCGCGTCGCCGGATCCGAGATCACCGAGATCCTCGGGTTTGCACGGTCGATGATGGCCTCGCCGATCGACGTTCTCGAAGGCGTCCGCGAGACGGTCGAGGCTTTGGCCGGAAAGTATCGTTTGATGGTCATTACTAAGGGCGACCTTTTTGACCAGGAGACGAAGATCGCGCGCTCCGGACTCGGAGACTTTTTCGACGCCGTCGAGATCGTCTCCGAAAAACACCCGGCGGTCTACAGCGGGATTCTGGCGCGTCACCGGATCGCTCCGTCCGCCTTCCTGATGGTCGGAAATTCGCTCCGTTCCGATATTCTGCCGGTTGTCGAGATCGGCGGGCTTGCGGTTCACGTTCCTTATGAGACCGAGTGGTTTCACGACCGGGTCGCGGAGAATGATCTTCGCGGCAAGAATTTCGCGACGCTCGAACGGATCGCGCAATTGCCTGATTGGATAACCAGCCGAACCGGCTGA
- the ggt gene encoding gamma-glutamyltransferase, protein MKPSPVSRFLNLRFPVAALLIGLLLANLVILPQKAVAAFREPVRAKHGIVASQHQLASRVGVEILKKGGNAVDAAIAVALTLAVVYPEAGNIGGGGFMLIRFKDGKTRAIDYREMAPQAADRNIFLNEKGELIDGEGGSEIGYRASGVPGTPAGLDMAFQKFSSKKLAWRELVEPARRLALDGYVLSHRLAELFEAYSESLSKYEDSRKIFLNGGKYFNEGDILRQPELAATLARMQRFGAREFYTGQTAKLIAADMKRHNGLITADDLKNYRAVEREPLRGTYRGHEIISMPPPSSGGIVMLQILNTLERYDLAKFGHNSAQKYHVYAEASRRAFADRAVHMGDPDFAKVPTAQLIDKNYALKRGETINLTQASKSSEIGAGEVTFSEGMDTTHFTVVDAGGNVVTNTYTINDLYGSAVTIKGTGVLMNDEMDDFAARPGKPNMFGLIQGENNSVQPKKRPLSSMTPTMVLRKDGSFWFALGARGGPRIISAVTQTVINVIDYGMNIQAAIDTPRIHHQWFPDEIIYEPFGMSPDSVSLLSGFGHKFAAKPINIASATGIMVDEDGVRLGAIDSRSDGEAVGY, encoded by the coding sequence ATGAAACCAAGTCCCGTCAGCCGTTTTTTGAATTTGCGTTTCCCCGTCGCCGCACTGTTGATCGGTTTGCTTTTGGCTAACCTCGTCATTCTTCCGCAGAAAGCCGTCGCCGCATTCCGCGAGCCGGTTCGGGCGAAGCACGGGATCGTCGCGTCACAGCATCAGCTCGCTTCAAGGGTCGGGGTCGAGATCTTGAAAAAGGGCGGCAACGCCGTCGACGCCGCGATCGCCGTGGCATTGACACTGGCCGTCGTTTATCCGGAAGCCGGGAACATCGGCGGCGGGGGCTTTATGCTGATTCGATTCAAGGACGGCAAGACGCGTGCGATCGACTACCGCGAGATGGCCCCGCAGGCGGCCGATCGAAACATCTTCTTGAACGAAAAAGGAGAACTGATCGACGGCGAGGGCGGATCCGAGATCGGATACCGCGCCTCGGGTGTTCCGGGAACGCCCGCCGGACTCGATATGGCGTTTCAGAAATTCTCGTCGAAGAAACTTGCCTGGCGTGAACTCGTCGAACCGGCCCGACGGTTGGCGCTCGACGGCTACGTCCTGAGCCATCGGCTTGCCGAGCTTTTCGAAGCGTACAGTGAAAGCCTCTCCAAGTATGAGGACAGCCGAAAAATATTCCTGAATGGCGGAAAATACTTCAACGAGGGAGATATCCTGCGCCAGCCGGAACTGGCCGCGACGCTCGCCCGTATGCAGCGGTTCGGCGCCAGAGAGTTTTATACGGGCCAGACGGCAAAGCTGATCGCCGCGGATATGAAGCGCCACAACGGGCTCATCACCGCCGACGATCTGAAGAATTACCGTGCCGTCGAGCGCGAACCGCTGCGCGGCACATATCGCGGCCACGAGATCATTTCGATGCCGCCGCCAAGTTCCGGCGGCATCGTGATGCTCCAGATCCTGAACACGCTCGAACGCTATGATCTCGCTAAATTCGGCCATAACTCGGCGCAGAAGTATCACGTGTACGCGGAAGCCTCGAGGCGGGCCTTCGCCGACCGCGCCGTGCATATGGGCGATCCGGACTTCGCGAAGGTTCCGACGGCGCAGCTCATCGACAAGAATTACGCGCTGAAGCGCGGAGAAACCATCAATCTCACGCAAGCATCCAAAAGTTCGGAGATCGGGGCCGGCGAGGTGACCTTTTCCGAAGGAATGGACACGACGCATTTCACGGTCGTCGACGCCGGCGGCAACGTCGTCACGAACACCTATACCATCAACGATCTTTACGGTTCGGCGGTAACGATCAAGGGGACCGGGGTTTTGATGAACGACGAAATGGACGACTTCGCGGCGCGTCCGGGAAAACCGAATATGTTCGGTTTGATACAGGGTGAGAACAATTCGGTTCAGCCGAAAAAGCGTCCGTTGTCGTCGATGACGCCGACGATGGTGTTACGAAAGGACGGTTCGTTCTGGTTCGCCCTCGGTGCGCGCGGCGGACCGCGGATCATCTCGGCGGTAACGCAGACGGTGATCAACGTCATCGACTACGGGATGAACATACAGGCGGCGATCGATACCCCGCGGATCCATCACCAATGGTTTCCGGACGAGATCATCTACGAGCCTTTCGGGATGTCGCCGGACAGCGTCTCTCTGCTTTCGGGATTCGGGCACAAGTTCGCCGCGAAACCGATCAACATCGCTTCGGCGACGGGAATAATGGTCGATGAAGACGGTGTCAGACTCGGTGCGATCGACTCGCGAAGCGATGGCGAGGCTGTCGGCTATTAG
- a CDS encoding ABC transporter ATP-binding protein: protein MLKATDLTKIYHQGHDEFRALDGVSVEIADNDCLAIVGKSGSGKSTLMHLLACLDSPTSGSLTFDGEEISTFSERKLNRFRNEKFGFIFQQFYLNGRDSVLENVVLPLKIRGIGTNARRASGMDFLRAVGLEDKAKKPAKDLSGGEKQRVCIARALASEPRVIFADEPTGNLDSATGEMVESILFRLNRENGIAVVIVTHDGELAAKCSRKIELKDGRIMAETRSGDAK from the coding sequence ATGTTAAAAGCCACAGATCTGACAAAAATCTATCACCAGGGACACGACGAGTTTCGCGCTCTTGACGGCGTTTCGGTCGAGATCGCGGACAACGACTGTCTCGCGATCGTCGGCAAATCCGGGAGCGGGAAATCGACCCTGATGCATTTGCTCGCGTGTCTCGATTCCCCGACAAGCGGATCCTTGACGTTCGACGGCGAGGAGATCTCGACGTTTTCGGAAAGGAAGCTCAATCGGTTTCGAAACGAGAAGTTCGGTTTCATATTCCAGCAGTTCTATCTCAACGGCCGCGATTCGGTCCTCGAAAATGTCGTGCTTCCCTTAAAGATACGCGGAATCGGGACGAACGCACGGCGAGCGAGCGGGATGGACTTTCTCCGGGCAGTCGGCCTCGAAGACAAGGCGAAGAAGCCCGCAAAAGATCTCTCCGGCGGTGAAAAACAGCGCGTCTGCATTGCCCGCGCGCTCGCTTCCGAACCGCGCGTGATCTTTGCGGACGAACCTACCGGCAATCTCGATTCGGCGACCGGCGAAATGGTCGAGAGCATTCTGTTTCGGCTCAACCGGGAAAACGGCATCGCCGTCGTGATCGTCACGCACGACGGGGAGTTGGCGGCGAAATGCTCGCGAAAGATCGAACTCAAAGACGGCAGGATAATGGCCGAGACGCGCTCGGGAGACGCCAAATGA